The sequence below is a genomic window from Humulus lupulus chromosome 3, drHumLupu1.1, whole genome shotgun sequence.
TTCCGATCTGCAGTCCATGCAACGAGGCGATCCATCTTGGGTTGGTTATATATATGCCTTCTTAATCTTTTCTGGAGTGGTATGGCTTCTATCTTTCAAGAACTCAAATAAAGTAATGTGCTTTCTGCTTAAAATTGTAACACTTTTGTACAGAACTAATGGCAAGTTGAAATCTTAATATTTAAATCCCTTTTATGGACTACAAGGAGATTATTGGAATGAATCAAGTTGTAGTGTGAGATAGAAGTTATTTAGGACAGTTATAAATTTTCAATTCATTAATATGTTTATTATGGCAGCCAACAAGGTTTGACAAGTTTTTGTATATGATTAacttttgtatgaatttcttgaaaagTTTGTGTATACACTTGAAAGACAAAAGCCTAAATTATGTAATTGCGAAATTGCAAAATTTAATATCTGATTTCTTAAGTCATGCACACATGAGAACTTATACTGCCATTTGATGTATGTATGCGGTATGTATATATTTAGCTGTCCATTTTATTGGTCAATTGTTTGTAAGATTCTTTTCACATACAATTATCTGTGTTTCAAATGCAGCCTTATGTTGACTGGTTCAAATGGGATGGTGCTAAACATCCCCTTTCAAATGCACCTGAACCCAAGAGATGCTTCACTCGTTCAAAGAGCGAAGATAAAATGGTATGCTATTGTCAACTTCACTGTTTCTATATAGAAGTTGGtaaattttttagtattttcttttatcTCTAATGTAATGAAtgaaatttatgttatgttttcattCTGAGCTTTCATTTCACCTACTGGTTGCTGAGATAGAACAATAGAAGGAATTTCAAACATGAGTTTAATTATTCAGGCCTTGCACTTTTGCTGTATCTACAGGTTGTTCGCTATTGTCGGGCTATTCGTAAGGGGTTGATTAAATTTGATGAGCCTAAAGAAGAACCATCTGTCTACCTCTTGTGGGGAGATGAATCCAACTCTAACGAAAAGTCTGGGCATTTAGCTTATATTCCTGCGCCGAAGCCGAAATTGCCAGGTACAACTGATCACCTGTTTTCTGGAATGAAAATCAACATAGGATTTAGCCcttttttttcataattttctttattaaatttttgttaaaATTTCCCCTCTTTTAGGTCACGAAGAGTCATACAATCCCTCTAAAGAATATATCCCTACACAAGAAGAGATTAATGCTTATCATTTCGTATATGTATTGACCTTTTGCCTGATTTATTAGATAGTAAAGCAGTTGACGATTTGACTTAACATTGGCAAACATATAACCTTGATCTAAAATCCTTTTGATATCTAATGcaaacattatttgatttttgcaaATGATCTAGCAGTAAGTTTATTTGTTTTGTCTTTTTGTTTAGTTAAAATAACTTACACAACGATCTAGCAGTCTGAGTTTATGTGATTTATTGGTTTTTGCATGCACATACACAACTTTCATAGGCTCAATGCTGAAGTTATTATATTCAATGTATGTGCTGAATGTTTATGTAGCTTCTCTTAAGAGGGCCCAATTTTTCACAGCATATTTTGTATAGCTTTTCTCAAGTATTTTctttcatgtatttttttaagttttgtttgTTAATTCTGAATTGACGATTCttattttttgtgaaattgaTTGTTGTTTGTTTGCCATGAAATTTAAGATTTCAAAATtcctaattttattttttcatttctcaTATTGATGTTGTGATGTGATGAATTCCTTAATTATGTCTAGGCAACTCAATTATGAatcaaaaagtaatttttttttttgttgtctttCCAAATATAATATTGGTATTTAATTGCCTTGATTGCCCAAGTACTTGCTTGTTTATCATTTTGGAAGTGCTATTGATGGAAAGTAGTGCTTATGAATTGATATTTCTTCTCTCAAATAAACCTCTAATGTTCATTCACGACTCAATTGAATTGAATTTAGCTAAGAatgattttgtgattttttttggaTAGTTTGTTTCTTATGATTGCACTGTTATATGGGATGCTCAACCAGTGAAATGGGCCATGAGATTGAGGGTGGCTTTGCATCTGACACAAGCTCTGGAGTACTGTAGCAGCAAAGGGCGTGCATTGTATCACGATCTCAATGCCTACAGGGTTTTATTTGATCAGGTAACAATGGTTTCTTtgatatatagtttttatttttatttaacacttttaattaaaataatttactaTTGAGTTGGCTGTGATCAATTATCAGCCATTAAAATAATGAAGTGTCAGGTGATTATAGAATAATGGCAAGAAACTTGTTATAAAAATTGATGTTGAGAAGGTGGGTTTGGTATTTGATTTCTTAAAAGGTTTTGGAGGGAAGGGGAGATGCTAAGATTACAGGGGGTGTTAGTTTGGTAGCCTTTTTAGTAATGGTAAATGGAAATTGAAAGACACATGAATCTGCAACATATTTTGGATTCAATTCCATATTTGTTTCAGTTCCTGTGTTCCATTCTCTATATTCTACTAACATATTTAGCTTTGTTATTTAGAAAAATAGCAAAAAAAATTTATGGTGGGTAATGTTACaccctctatttttttttctcccATTCCCAGCTCTCTTCTAAAAGTATCCCcctgatattaaaaaaaattataattttttcttgcactccctttatttttttttttgctcaagTCTCTCACTCCCTTTAGATATTAGGCATTGCTGAGCTTATAGTGAAAACATTTTGAATTTCATCTTACAAGATATCCAATCTCACATTGTCCAAATATTGTTGTTTGCAGGAGACCAACTATGTTCCGATTACGAGAGGAAACAGAGTTGTCCTAATGATTAACGGGTAGATTATGCTAATTTATTTTCATCTATATAAACTTATAGATGTGTGTGCAACTTGtatgtgtgtatttttttttatcagaATCAATTTAAATcccatacacacacacacaattttatatatttatcttGCCCACAAAAATAATTTGTATCCTGTGAATCCTCGAAAAAAAAAGTCCAAGTTTTTTTTTGAGCTCTGTAGCTGTCCTTGCAGGTAGTCATCCACCACCCAAGATTCCTGTTCCACTCCCTCCATCTCGTTCTACAAAGAGTGATAAGGTATGTTCattcaacaacaataataataataaacaggtGGTACAATAACTTGGGATTTGACTTAGGAAAAGACCAATTTTGTTAATGCAGATTTTTTTTTAAGTGGCCGATACATGTGGTTCTTTAAATAATTTGGCACCATAGTTTGAATTATAGAAGCTACGTTCCATATTATCATAATTCAAAATAGACAAATAAACTTGAACCTTTAATTTGATACAGTCCATGCTCATCACTTATCTTTGCCTTTTGAATGTCACTAACTGTCAAAATTGTCTGAATTTCAATGGATGTCAACTATTACCATGTTACAACTGGAGTTCTGATGGCCTCAATTAATAATGTAATTTTTGCATTCTTTGCTAGGGATTTGCGTTGGTGTTTGTTTTCCTTATGTATCATAAATTAGTATACTCAAATGGGTTATAAAGGGATTCTCTAGAGGCTGTAAATATAACCATTccaatatatttttttaccagttattattttttgtttttagtttccatttatttgaaaataaacagCAACTTAAGCTATGAAACTGTTTTTTTTTAACAGAATATAATTTTTCTCCCTTCTCCTACCAATTTTAGCATAAACAAGCGGGATGGAAACTAGTGATTTTTTGCTATTAAAATAGTTGCATTGATTAACATTAATACAATTGTTAGTTTTGTTCTCTTAGTTTTGAAGTAAGCACAACATGTGAACTTGAGATATATGGAAACTAGTGATTTTTTGCTAATTGTGGCCATTGCAACTTGCAAAGCTATTGAGTGTTGAAATTTTTGACTTAATTACTTGTGTTAATACGGGGTTGCCTACAAAATAATGACAACTCTAGAATGGACTCTTTTTCCTTGGATACATATTTGAAACCAAGTATGCCTCTCTTTCCGTCCACATATTAAAAGGTTTATTAGTCACTCCATTGGGACTGCATTCATACTATTAACTCTTTTTTCTGGacttttctttgaactttctttgtttcatgtacaaaccttgttgtttctttttCATAGTTTAGTTAGCAAGAGAGTAAATAAAAGGTTGTGCTTTTTAAGGGAATTATTTTCTAAGTAGTTGCAAAGAGcaacaatagaaatagaaaacaGGGCATAAAAAAGAACTATATGATTATTTTTACAGTGATTGGTAATCCACCGCttcaaaataaaaccaaaacttCCCCATTAGTTAGTTACAATGCCCCAGCACTCGTACTTTCTCTCTCATGCATCACCACTGtcctatacatatacataattcCTCTTGTTTTAATCTTATTGTGCTGTGAAATCATTTTCCCTTGCTTATACTCTTTATGCCtggcataatttttcttttatcatttcatcTCTATAGGTACAATGTAGCAATTAAGTATGCAACTATTACTCTTGCTGGGCACTTCTAACCAAAGTAGAATTATGAATATAGATTACTCTCTGTCATTTTAGATTTTTCTCTTAGAAATCCAATCtttttttttctgcaattttggGTAAAATATGAATCTTTCTATTTTAGATTCTATTCAATTTTATTTCAGATTTTGTTTTTAGAAATTCGAAAATGTTGTTGAGCTGTGGGGTAAGCTCTTTTCACTCTGCTATTGTGTGACTTAATATGATTAAGATCTTGAGGTAATATCAttgattttattataattattttattttgatgttAATATATGTGTTGTCTATTGTGTGACTTAATATGATTAAGATCTTGTTTCCTTGTAGTGCATACAATGGAATAATACCAAATTCTGATTATATTACTAAGTTATTGAGAATTCAGTAGGAATATGCTTGCTCTTATAAACTCTAGTTAAGATTAAGTTTCATTGATTTGTATTTCACTGTTTTAATATCAGTAAAGGACATATagctgtttttttttattatttgaaaaaaaaaaactttgcttgattaTGTTTGTAATGTATCAAGCCTTTGCCTTGCTTTATGAAGAAAGTTATGAAACACTTTATGTCTTCATTGCTCCCTACTGTCTGAAAAACTATAATGtcttaatggcagcaagttgtttgacaagtttgattttatttgcactgtattctcttttcttatttatagctttggtaagttatagtttatatgatagttatgggattggatttgcattcacttgttatattttttatttattttagttttcatcttgcagatgttcccaagctttgtttgaatcttcattttgttttctattatgcttacttatattttgatatttctttgcTAGTTGATTTTCTGGCATTTCAGGAACTTGTTACTGCTTGGGTTGTCATCTTGGCTTGCCTTGCCCATGGGTTTGTTACGGTCTTAGTTGCTAGTGAAGCTCATGCAATAACTCTGGTTGTTGAGGGTTTGTTAGGAGTTGTGTTTACAGTGGCTGCATTAACAGATGAAGCAATGAATGTTAGTGAGGTATTATAAGTCTGTAAAAATTATAATATAGCATTCATTCATTACCTGGGCTAAATACATGTTAGTTTGGATCCCAAGTGGGTTAATGAAATCTTTTACAGgtctttgttaatttttaagcatctccatttttttttgtctttagcaCATATAATCATTAAGCTGTGCAAAATAGCTAGTGGTATGAGGTTCATCTCATCTGATGTTCATGCATATTTATGTAATAATCTATTTGGTTTTAAGGGAAATAATATGTGTCTAATGTCCATATGTGCTGTTTTAGGTTTAGATCACTTCCAGGACTTGTCATGTCAACCAGACCCAAAGGGATATCATAGAATGTGAGAATTTTCTCTTctagacaagtgcacaaaggatgatgaattgaaggatggagcaagtttcatgcatgatttacttttgtgtatcttgtaatgtttttgtttttcatttttgaagtaaaaaatgttcaagaaactttattatgttatgctttcaaacttaagttagaactaagatttcatgaaatagacacattcatagtttgaattagttattgtttaatataatacttatggtttatcaatatattgagaattacattttatgattaattttgatttttttttatcaaaatacaataatgaaaatcttttaattaaaaaaaaaacttataagtactcttatcacaataaaaaaccttaatatgttatgatttagaaacatattataagcgtaacaaattgctatgatttatataatataccaaactaaaaatgttatcaaaataatcaaatgtaacagttgaaaagtgttatgaaaaaaatataagattaaacttcaaatttataaccaaaaactctatctaaatgctattatttgaatattatagcatctaaaaatgtgttattgaatagtttaagataacaccgaacataacattcaaatactgttatagaaaacactggacttttaataacaggggctatgttagcattttcaaaagtgttatcaacagtcccggttagcagtttttaagtgttatgaatattgttttttcttgtagtgtatagaGTTATTGGTTGGTAGGTTACCCGACAATTCCTGACGttgtgcaagcccaaatagatcccctgaaccaggcagtacaacagctggtcgggggaaggacgtctcatatcgagtatgacaggagaagaggcactcatttcgttcaaaggatagctatggcaaaaactcctagcaagtttaaaatgcccacgcttccaaactttgacggtatggtgacccggtatctcatgtcatcaagtttgagatacaaatggacatttagaaagtgtccgaagacgctcggtgcaggatctttcctgcaacactttctgatgctgcacaagagaggtttttcaaattccctcctgcaagtattgtttcttgggagatgttcgtaaaggaattttacggaaaattctatgcgggtcgacTGCACCCAACTGAGGTAAActagctggttgagatacgccagcaagaaggagagccattgaaggattacgtccagcgctttatgcgagcagcagctggagctaaaacagtgggagatgagggcaagatgatggccataactgcaggagttaggcattgtatgcctttgtggagtagcctcaagAAGCATGGAGTtaggactacccaggaattcttggatcgagctgatcgctacatcaagctcgaagatgccattgctagcgagggaaagcccccaggcaaagataaggggactgcagaacctgccaaagccaccaatgggtcaaaacccaacggcaacggtaaaggcaacgggaacggcaacgacaACGGCAGGAATGGGGGAAAGAGAccccataatgaaccttccacctctgAGAACAAGCGCAttaagggcaaccgttatgaaccgcggttcactaactacactgcccttattgagtctcaaggagaggtgtatcaggcaacgagttccagtgtgccttataagaaactcgctcccattcgaaaggatatttcgaaaagagatactaccaagttctgtcgttatcataatgactacggacacgatacaaatgagtgcaaccagctaacagacgaaatcaagttccttatcagacaaggacacttgaggagatatgtacgggccttaGGAACTTCCCAaggagaggctccaggtggcaacgagcaggcgcctgcacgccaacgctcgccacctttgcagcctgaacccgtagctggcactttactcaccatttgtggaggcccgcacctcacgggaaatagcagaaaggcaagggaacgatatgctcggaccctacgccacaattaggacatcgagatgatgactgtggaggactgaGCAtcaaaaaggctcggtcagaggacggtgaagtaaccttctctgatagcgacgcccagcatgttcGGTTCTCGCATTCCGATCTGCTgatcgtggatgttcaaatcgccaatatgatggtaaagagagtactggtcgatacaggaatttcagttaacatcctgtataaatcttcgctggaacgcatgaagttgtccgtcaaggacttggagccttggaaccaaacaatatacggcttctctggtgagggactcacccCCACAGGGTCAATCAAACTTCCGGTaatagcaggtacagcgcctgctaccaggacattactcactactttcatagtagtcgattgtccttcggcgtacaatgctataatcgaaaggcccatactggttgaccttcgggccgtcacctcagtatggcacctggccatgaaattcccgacagacgcaggggtaggacacgtgttgggaaatcagagggaagcaagggaatgctacaatgcctcgatcacgaaGGCAAATAAGGGAACGTCAAACAAcactcccccagagaggttgcagatggccattgatacacaagcccaatccggtgatggagtcaccaaatagagtgttgcccaaagtgaggatagagatttagatcctcgctttggggattttgaggaagatgttggacccgtcgaggaccttgaagaggtccaacttgacgaaaaaattTCGACCAAagttgtaaaggtcggtaaaaatttagaagcaacaacgaagcacgcGCTAGTGGAATTTTTGTGAAAGAACCAGGAATTTTTTGCCTGGTCACaaaaagacatggctgggatagatcctgcagtcattagccatatCCTGAACATTGACATAAtctttccacccgtgcaatagaaaagaaggctactcgataaggacagatcgaaagccttaaaagaagaagttgaaagacttaaggagaatgggttcattagggtggcgttttatccatcgtggctctctaatccagtactagttcccaagcctaacgacaaatggtgaacctgtgtggatttcacagaccttaataaagcctgcccaaaagatttcttcccactcccaaggatcgaccagttggtcgatgcaactgcaggacatgagatcctctctttcatggatgcatactcaaattacaatcagattagtatgcatccccctgatgaggatcacactagcttttggaccgatacagggttatactgttataaagtaatgcccttcagactaaaaaacgctggtgcgacttaccagtgattgGTTAACTACATGTTTGAGAAGttgatcagagtaaacatggaggtgtacgtggatgacatgctagtaaaggcaaagaaggcagaaggaaaTGTGAAGGATTTATAGGAGTGTTTCAAtattttgaacaaatatcagatgaagctaaatcctctcaagtgttccttcggagtaggatcagggaaatttttgggattcattgtcaattcaagagaaatcgaggccaaccccgaaaagatcaaaaccctgatcgacatgaaatcaccggtgaaaatcaaggatgtgcaaagtttaactggaaggattgccgcactcagtagatttatttcaaagtcgacggataaatgcgtccctttctttaatctacttagaggcaacaagaagttcgagtggactagAGATTGCGAACAGgatttccaagccttaaaagcccacatggcatagccacctattttatcaaagcctatagatggagaaactttgttcatttacctggcgatcaccgaatatgctgctagtgttgtgcTAGTACGAGAATAAGAGGGtgtacaaaaggcagtttattatgttagcaggaggttaatcggggctaaattgaggtatcctcccatcaaaatattagcctattgcttaattttggcctc
It includes:
- the LOC133823691 gene encoding ribosome biogenesis protein BOP1 homolog encodes the protein MVQQAVQRGAPAAYAQEMERLTAKESLLLASVVFEFESWTFYLSCSDLQSMQRGDPSWVGYIYAFLIFSGVPYVDWFKWDGAKHPLSNAPEPKRCFTRSKSEDKMVVRYCRAIRKGLIKFDEPKEEPSVYLLWGDESNSNEKSGHLAYIPAPKPKLPGHEESYNPSKEYIPTQEEINAYHFVYVLTFCLIY